In Alkalihalobacillus sp. FSL W8-0930, a single window of DNA contains:
- a CDS encoding carbohydrate ABC transporter permease, which produces MNGVKRSVNVVGLVLLALVFLFPFLWMVSTSLKTLGEAMTFPPKWLPDSLQWQNFVSAWNSGPFLQYLTNSLLVTGGILVFQFITVVPAAYAFARYQFRGQKILFGLIMITLMIPAQLIFLPVYIQMSNWGLLNQVWALILPFASSAFGIFLLRQSFKQVPHELIEAARLDDASEWKIMWRVMVPLAKPTLITFALFSFITHWNDYFWPLVMTTNNDARTLPVGIAQLRNTEGGVSWNTLMAGNMLLVIPVLFVFFMAQRQIIRAFTYTGVK; this is translated from the coding sequence ATGAATGGAGTAAAACGTTCAGTCAATGTGGTAGGTCTTGTGCTGCTTGCTCTTGTGTTTCTGTTTCCGTTTTTGTGGATGGTATCAACATCTCTCAAAACATTAGGTGAAGCGATGACATTTCCGCCTAAATGGCTACCGGATTCGTTGCAGTGGCAGAACTTTGTTTCGGCATGGAATTCTGGTCCGTTTCTGCAGTACTTAACAAATAGTTTGCTGGTTACAGGCGGGATTCTTGTTTTTCAATTTATTACGGTTGTACCGGCAGCTTACGCATTTGCCAGGTATCAATTTCGTGGTCAGAAGATCTTGTTTGGTCTCATTATGATTACATTAATGATCCCGGCGCAGTTAATTTTTCTACCGGTTTATATTCAAATGAGTAATTGGGGCCTGCTGAATCAGGTATGGGCACTCATTTTGCCATTTGCTTCAAGCGCATTTGGAATCTTTCTCTTGAGGCAGTCGTTTAAACAGGTTCCACATGAACTGATTGAAGCGGCAAGGCTCGATGATGCAAGTGAGTGGAAAATCATGTGGCGTGTCATGGTGCCACTTGCTAAGCCAACTTTAATTACGTTTGCCTTGTTTAGCTTCATTACTCATTGGAACGATTATTTCTGGCCGCTTGTTATGACGACAAATAATGATGCCCGAACACTTCCAGTAGGAATTGCCCAGCTGCGTAATACAGAGGGTGGAGTGTCCTGGAATACGTTAATGGCTGGAAATATGCTTTTGGTAATCCCTGTTCTATTTGTATTTTTTATGGCGCAACG
- a CDS encoding sugar ABC transporter permease, whose translation MMQKAQPYLMILPSLIVFGLFFLYPIGYLVQLSLHDWNFISPEMNFIGLENFVQLFQDTEFREVLLNTTVYTVASVSVTTILSIFLALWLNKQGWFYTFLQGAIFSPHVISLVSIALLWMWMMEPDYGLLNWALNLVGLDGIQWLNAPETSLFSLIVVAVWKGLGFNTLIFIAGLQSIPKSVYEAADLDDATRFSRFREITLPMLSPTIFFLVIINLIGSFQVFETISIMTQGGPINSTNMMVYYIYEYGFQYFKIGYASAAGVLLLLIISVFTAIYFWLLSRRVHYQ comes from the coding sequence ATGATGCAAAAAGCTCAGCCCTATTTAATGATTCTGCCATCACTTATTGTGTTTGGACTCTTTTTTCTCTATCCCATCGGTTACTTGGTTCAGCTCAGTCTGCATGATTGGAACTTTATCAGCCCAGAGATGAACTTTATTGGTCTCGAAAACTTCGTTCAGCTTTTTCAGGATACTGAATTTAGAGAGGTATTACTGAACACCACTGTGTATACGGTGGCAAGCGTGAGTGTAACAACCATTCTCTCAATCTTTCTTGCACTTTGGCTTAATAAACAAGGCTGGTTTTATACATTTTTGCAAGGGGCGATCTTTAGTCCGCATGTCATCTCGCTTGTATCCATTGCCTTGTTATGGATGTGGATGATGGAGCCGGATTATGGCTTATTGAATTGGGCATTAAACCTTGTTGGCTTAGATGGCATCCAGTGGTTAAATGCGCCAGAAACGTCCTTATTTTCGCTTATTGTTGTAGCCGTTTGGAAGGGGCTTGGCTTTAATACATTAATTTTTATTGCGGGTCTTCAAAGTATTCCGAAGTCCGTCTATGAAGCAGCCGATTTAGATGACGCTACAAGGTTTAGTCGGTTTCGGGAAATTACGTTACCGATGCTTTCACCGACCATCTTCTTTCTTGTCATTATCAATTTAATAGGCTCATTCCAGGTATTTGAGACAATCTCGATTATGACACAGGGTGGTCCAATTAATTCGACAAATATGATGGTGTACTACATTTACGAGTATGGTTTCCAATATTTTAAGATTGGCTATGCATCAGCAGCAGGTGTGTTGTTATTACTCATTATTAGTGTGTTTACGGCGATTTACTTCTGGCTCTTATCACGTCGTGTTCATTATCAATAA
- a CDS encoding ABC transporter ATP-binding protein: MASITLKNISKRFGDERVIDNLNLHIKDGSFTVFVGPSGCGKSTTLRMIAGLEEQSEGEIWIDDERIDHLPPGKRNIAMVFQNYALYPSMTVKGNIEFGLKNKKVPKAEREALIHDIASIVGLTPYLSKKPQVLSGGQRQRVALARAMVKKPKVFVFDEPLSNLDAKLRGQMRTELIQLHKRLGTTFVYVTHDQTEAMSMGDEIVILHKGLIQQMDKPMTIYHHPANVFSAQFIGTPAMNVFTVDELPESFQHVGQKVNQIGFRPEHVTISKSLALSGEKAIVKAEIKTVETLGSETLYQLETSFGGMVAKSIEPPLSMGDKVYISVARGHLHYFDQNGVAITKPHVVHEEVGIEA, from the coding sequence ATGGCAAGTATTACCCTTAAGAACATCAGCAAACGCTTTGGAGATGAAAGGGTCATTGATAACTTGAATCTACACATTAAAGACGGATCCTTCACCGTGTTTGTTGGTCCTTCTGGATGTGGGAAATCGACAACACTTAGGATGATCGCGGGACTTGAAGAGCAGTCAGAGGGCGAGATCTGGATCGATGACGAGCGCATCGATCATCTTCCTCCGGGAAAACGGAATATTGCAATGGTGTTCCAAAACTATGCCCTCTACCCAAGTATGACGGTTAAAGGGAACATTGAATTTGGTCTTAAAAATAAGAAGGTACCAAAAGCAGAACGGGAAGCACTGATCCACGATATTGCTAGTATCGTGGGTTTGACTCCTTATCTATCAAAAAAGCCTCAGGTTCTCTCAGGTGGACAGCGTCAACGAGTAGCCCTTGCAAGAGCAATGGTGAAGAAGCCAAAAGTCTTTGTATTTGATGAACCTCTTTCTAATCTTGATGCCAAGCTAAGAGGGCAGATGCGTACAGAGCTGATTCAGCTACACAAACGCCTCGGTACAACGTTTGTGTATGTCACGCATGATCAAACAGAGGCGATGTCAATGGGTGATGAGATTGTCATTTTACATAAAGGACTTATTCAACAGATGGATAAACCGATGACGATTTATCATCACCCGGCAAATGTCTTTTCTGCCCAGTTCATTGGCACACCTGCCATGAATGTGTTCACTGTAGATGAGCTCCCAGAGTCATTTCAGCATGTGGGGCAAAAGGTCAACCAAATCGGATTCCGTCCAGAGCATGTCACCATTTCCAAAAGTCTTGCTCTATCGGGAGAAAAAGCGATTGTCAAAGCGGAGATTAAGACCGTTGAAACGTTAGGATCTGAAACGTTGTATCAGCTTGAAACGTCCTTTGGAGGGATGGTTGCCAAAAGTATTGAACCACCTCTTTCAATGGGAGATAAGGTGTATATCAGTGTTGCAAGAGGGCATCTACACTACTTTGATCAAAATGGGGTGGCGATAACGAAGCCTCACGTTGTTCACGAAGAGGTGGGCATTGAAGCATGA
- a CDS encoding ABC transporter substrate-binding protein has protein sequence MKTYWTIGSTAAIALLMMTGCGSTPSSDTVSGATPDEPIELTYWYAWGDKIGENNENLVAQFNEEHPTIQVTAEFQGTYDELHAKTQAAFAAKDAPEVTQNEIASVETFAKNGMTESLQPFIDADDLDIDDFNEGLMGNSYVDEEIYALPYLRSTPILYLNTTILEEKGLDPAGPKTWDEFKEYAAVLSEDGTMKGATMPIDIWFYEAFVTQAGGTMIDDNGQPAFNSEAGAEAIDFIKEMYEEGSIKVPTGDVAGDTAKQDFVNGKSGMMLSSTADLTYLMTNASDQGYEVDTAFMPENKQFGVPTGGANLVMTAGLDEAKQEAAWTFIKWMTDTDQTAYASEFTGYLPSRHSASETEAMQKVYEEVPQYKTAVDQLEYAHERPMVEGYPEVVNALVEEITRAVLQDGTSQDALDNAEKRAEAVLK, from the coding sequence ATGAAAACGTACTGGACGATAGGGAGCACGGCAGCGATTGCTTTACTTATGATGACAGGGTGTGGTTCAACTCCGTCTTCAGATACAGTGAGTGGAGCAACACCTGATGAGCCTATAGAACTTACATATTGGTATGCGTGGGGAGACAAGATTGGAGAGAACAATGAAAATCTTGTGGCGCAGTTTAACGAAGAGCACCCGACCATTCAAGTAACGGCAGAGTTTCAAGGTACATATGATGAGCTTCATGCAAAAACGCAGGCAGCCTTCGCGGCTAAGGATGCACCAGAGGTCACTCAAAATGAAATTGCCTCGGTTGAGACCTTTGCTAAAAACGGAATGACGGAAAGCTTACAGCCGTTTATTGATGCAGATGATCTTGATATCGACGATTTTAATGAAGGATTAATGGGGAATTCGTATGTGGATGAGGAGATCTATGCTCTTCCGTATTTACGAAGTACTCCAATTTTATATCTGAATACAACCATACTCGAGGAAAAAGGGCTTGATCCTGCTGGTCCAAAAACGTGGGATGAGTTTAAGGAATATGCGGCTGTCCTGTCTGAGGATGGAACAATGAAGGGTGCAACGATGCCGATCGATATTTGGTTTTATGAAGCCTTTGTGACACAAGCTGGCGGAACCATGATTGATGATAATGGTCAGCCTGCGTTTAACAGTGAGGCAGGAGCTGAAGCGATTGATTTTATAAAAGAGATGTATGAGGAAGGCTCCATAAAAGTTCCTACTGGAGATGTTGCCGGAGATACGGCGAAGCAGGACTTTGTCAATGGAAAGTCAGGAATGATGCTCAGTTCAACAGCTGACCTTACGTATTTAATGACAAATGCGAGTGATCAGGGATATGAAGTAGATACAGCCTTTATGCCTGAGAACAAGCAGTTTGGGGTTCCGACTGGGGGAGCGAATCTTGTGATGACAGCTGGCTTGGACGAGGCGAAACAAGAGGCCGCTTGGACATTTATTAAGTGGATGACAGATACCGACCAAACTGCGTATGCAAGTGAATTCACGGGTTATTTGCCAAGTAGACACTCCGCATCTGAGACAGAGGCGATGCAGAAGGTATACGAAGAAGTTCCTCAATATAAAACAGCAGTTGATCAGCTTGAATATGCACATGAGCGTCCAATGGTAGAAGGCTATCCTGAGGTCGTTAATGCATTGGTGGAGGAAATCACACGAGCGGTTCTGCAGGATGGTACAAGTCAGGATGCCTTAGATAATGCAGAAAAACGTGCGGAAGCTGTTCTGAAATAA